The genomic segment aaCGCTACGTATaagcatatttttattaagtgatgaatatgatgatatttttgaaagatgAGACTTTGTTGTGACTGATGaggtatatgtatacgatggcatgagatatgatgagctgaggccaaggCTCGGTGGACAGGTAatgttgtcgctgatgtccccaccGCCCGGTACCGTGGTTTATGAGGTGGGGGTACATTCCCTGATCATCGACATTCTCGGCTTGCCTATCGGTACTAGGtgcgcgtctaggaggcattatatctTAATGTTTTCCAAATTATAAACGTAACCTACATGtatttaaatctaagttttctaatcatgcagcatttaaatttcatttatctttaagctttaaacatgaatatcattAAACTTTAATAAACATACATcttaaacatataattcatgatACCATGCACGTGTTTatcaataaaatcatataaagcatttaaacttataaatttgaggcttgacgacttaGCTTCCCGGAACTGGCGGTGACATAACCCTTTGCAGgaacattgctctgataccaactgaaacgtccactactcgtttttctttaaaaagtaCTAGCAATTTTTTTCCCTCCGATGCTACATTCGGCcgaaaatatacatatataattatatttaaaaataattttacaccgtttaaaaataaaccaaccaactattatttgaaaatataaagGAAATAAATTCAAGCATAAAATTGTCAATCGTTTATCAATCCTAAACTtagcaatatttcaaaataaaactaaatttAACATCCTTTCAAAAACCATTCAAAATCAACATAAAAGTcgtaaaatctttaacttaaacttaaatcataaacttaatttatattGCGGAAACTagttgtaacgtccgaaaaaccaaacctacgtaaaccacatgcatgcaaattatttgaattgcttaattgttttatttaattgattttaaatgcttgcataatatttattaaatgatttaaggtatgattgcatgattatatggcaCGTTTTCATTAAATTGAAGggttttacccgaatattcgataattgGATGGGGAAAGAAAACcgaggacgaccaagacaagaatatatatttttcactAAATATTTTCAAAGCTTCTTAatatggttaaaatttatttaatttttctaaaaatattagagttcgaattattttacgagacgatCTCGATTTTACCCGAGCAGTCGGTTTTCggaaatttaaaatatcaaatgcattatttttgaaaagtactttttataaacttttattatttaattaaataactgTTATTTGGCCCCATTTAACTTAATTGAGTAGGCTCAATTCCTCCTAAGCTTGCAAGCAAAAAAATCAAGCACATTAACatgttaattaaaaattataaataagtaaACCAAGTGTTTTTCATCCCATAATTCACACCTTAAACCAGCCAAACACACACTTGCACACActagaattttcgaaaataaggagAAGAGAAAAGCTAGGATTCTTCGTCGCTCGTTCGTCCTTCCTCGCTGACGATCACATATtcgagcgttttaaacgcaaagaCACGTTTTCTAAactttttgaagcatcatacaaatcataatatgcatgttttaattgtttatgcatgaaaaatatagaTGTTTGAGTATTTTTCTGGTAGAaagattattttcaaaaaatgatGATTTTACGCTTATATGAAAAACGTTATGTATCCAACGGACACGTTGCCAATAATATGTGTTTAAGGGATGGAAAAGAGTCATAAACGTGAATAAATACATACTGGAAACCGAAGGGAAATCAAAGAGAGAGAGACCGAGGGTTTGGAAGAGATCACATGATTCAAGTGGCTCGACTTTGTGCATGGGGGCTCACGGCTTGGCCAGGGCTTGGGTTGTGGCCTGGGCTGGACGTGGGTCAGGGTTAGGAAGAGTCCTGGTAGGTCCAATAGGGTTAGGCTAGGTCCAATAGGGTCTAGAGAGGATGGTCAGGGGTCGGGTCATGGGGCTGGGCAGGGTGGCTCGACGTGGGCTCGAGAAAAACGTGATAGTGCAACTCGTGTTGCTTGTTGGTGCAGAAgcttgggctgggcttggttggGTTTGGGCGTGGTTCAGGGAAAATGAGGGTCaagtgggctcggtggtggctcgagtAGGAGAGTCCTAGGGTCACTAGGAGTCATAGGCGTGAGAAGCTCTTGCATGCAGCTTTGTGTCCTGGTTTCAGGGATCTTGAGGCATGCAGGGTCTAGTTCTAAGGGTCAGAGCTGGTCAGGATGGtacctaggtgggttggctagggtcTGGCTTGAGGTGGCTCGACCGTGGCTCGGTGGTCTTGTTAATGGGTCAAATTCGAGAtttaatgaataaaaaattggaaccatgggtccatAAGGGTGGATCATGGCCCACAAGGGTAGTTTAAGTAataaaaagtctatgtttaaagttttggaaaaaaaatattcaagtttgaatttattcgagatttaaacGCCTCACGAATTATTAATTAGGGAATTAAATGAAAAGCTTCGATTTCAAGCTAATaaatttatgaaaaattagatttaagcttaaataattatttgggataagcTCATGTcattaaaaataagaaaaagtcaaaatagaAAATTTTTACGTCTAAGGGCgaaacgatcattttacacttGGGTAATTTTGTAAAAGCTTGGCAGCTTCCTGAAAGAtcataacgcatgttaaatgatattttatgatttaaaatgatgatttttatgaaaatatgataattatgatttatggtaaaactgtgcaatttttactgttaaaatgttattttcagaaagttaggatattttatgcttttaaaaagaaaatgaaaaatattttgagggaacCATGATTCGACCCCTTGGATCATGGTTCGAACCCTTAGTCATTTAAACTCTATAACCGAACTCTAGCATGAACCCCTCGAACCATCTTCACATTTTCTTCGAGCCACCCTCGAGCCAGCCCCTGACCAGACCACCTAGGGACCGATGGACTAGACCTGACCCACTTAACCAGCCCCTAGCCCATGCCTTTAGTATCAGCATGAGTCGCGGCCGTGACTTGCTTCCTAGGACTCTAGTTCAACAAGGACTCTAAGCCCGAGCCACCACCCGAGCCCCAACTGTAAGGTCCATGAAATTTAAAGTACGTAACTTGAATGCATGCAATATAgggtttttatttaaattacttgTTCAATGATTTTTTGCATAATTATTACATGGTAGGATTTATTCACGATTgctttaaagtttcatgcattagggttttagttgcatttcgcgctcgaacgaggaacggagaccgaggatattcaggaaaaatattttttattgaataattatttttaataatttaatatgaggtgttttaaatatgatttttttaaatggaccttggttgggtatttttacccgccaggttatattttttaaacagtacgcaaattttaacgattcagaggactttttgagggctcgggcaatattttaaaaaacgtaccaacacgaaatatttttcgagagaaTTTTTGGGCTTTTTGGGTTTTCTTTAAAGCTTAATGAGCTCAAAATCCCtattaatcattttaaaattttcattaagcccattagtgcaTGTATTATCTATTTAAAACCTACCCTAGCAAACCCTAACCTTATTCCCTCATAGTGGCCGCTCCTCCCTCCCCATCAGCTGCCTCTCCCTCTCAGTTTTGCAGCAGCAATCACCCACCATCAAAATTCCTCCTTATTTTCTCAACCAAGTTCCCTCCCCGCTCCTCCGATGCTTCCCCGACGCGTTTCTTCGACTTTGTGAGCTTATTATCATCAAGACACGCTTGTATTTTTGTTTTCTCCTCATACATGTCATAAGTATGCTGAAGTTTATGTATTTGCATGAAAATTTTATGATCTACCTTGTGTTTGCATTTTTATACGAGTTTGACATGAAAAAATTGCCTTTTACTTGACTCATGCTCACGTTTTATGATTCTTGTGCAAGGGACTGCTGAGTTTGGTTACTAAGGGGTTGTTCACGTGTAATATATGGTGTCAAAAGTCTGGAGCATGTAGAGGGTCAGGTTTGTTCATAGGTTGAAGGTTACATCATGTTTGCTTGAGGCGGGGGTGGCTAAATCAGAAGTTTTGGGTACGCCAACTGTGCAAGGGTGGTCTCTAGccctggaccagaccctggtgggtcttaGCCATGTCCTAAGGTGGCTCGAACATGGCTGGAGTTTGTGGAGAAACCGGTCGAGTGCGTGTGAGTCGAAGTGTGCCGCGGGTGAATGTTTTGGGATGTTTCCCGGCTGTTGGCGTGTTGCTGCATAGATGGGGTTGTGAGCTTAGGTCAGGTTGGTCCAGTAGGGTCCTAAGGTGGGCTAGGAAGGTTTGTTTCAAGTCTGGTCCGAGCCGGTAGAGCCTAGGGCCGATAATTTTCAAGTTTGGAGAATTAGGGTTTTCGAAAATGTAAGGTGCAAAAATTTCAGCAGCATGTGGCATTGTGTTCGAAAGTTTTAGTAGGTTGCTCTAGATGATTTAAGGGCTGTTCATACGTGTATCAAGTTATGttttaattttcgaaaaaatTTGGTAatgtttcgggttgattcgggttaaaatcggaCCCCGATCCAAGTTTTAACATGAATCGTTTATGTTTCGTaatgagctcgagtttacgtctaagaaatacttttaaatatgttttcagATGTTTGGCAAGCTTCGAGTCAAAATGTAGGGGTCCAGtacaagaccattccacttgttctagtgcaatggcaacgtcgaggtactgcagaagcgacttgggagttagagagtcgtatgcgctcagagtatcctcatttgttttgagttgtattttattcagttgtattgtacttcaatttcgatttcgaggacgaaatctttgtaaggaggggaggatgtaatgacccgaatatttgttttgaatgaagtattaattaagagataattaatgagttgttaattaagttttaaggaattgataattcgggattaagctgttggtatccaccgaattttaaatggataacccgacctacttcggattacattatctcgagaaatccaactagaccaatgagattctgacacgtggcagataagattggttcagattttctgaaatagtccggatgcagcctataaatggaagccgattcttttttttccttcaccgcattcttcagagagagttctagttgtaccttaggttttctagccagtttctagggaactttggtgtcgggaagtttcggagctagtgtcgactcgaggagggtcggtgtactgagatcgagacatcatcagcgggctgacgacggacgcatgtataatcctaaatccttagatagtgatttaaggatcattagggagatctttgtatcatgtttgatctggtttgttagtaatttctttatgttggtattgtctaggttcagagctttctgtcagattgttttagtgagttacgtgatgtactgactgagatatccaagcgtagtatacacacttatatgctgcatatttatctgttgcatgatacatgttttactgctttggcatattatgcatgacatatcatgttgagcctgatatcttttgagatatacctcgtttgttggggccgctcagccctattctgtattgtggacgatggggcatcgagagctacagtgtccgacgggacccgcgggctctgatgacctgcacattgcaggtccacgtcttgatgatgagtgtgggagccaaaacatgcctagggcagatcagagactacacactcaggcgcctctagactgagcatgagattcttgacttgatccttgatatccgagcatattgcattttgcatgcatcatatcagtttgtatactcgtacattctcatattgggcgattgtcgctcacgtccttgttttcatcttgggcaccccattccacggggcaggtcttaggttggacggttcggacgaccaggacagtggctagagcagttgggttttcggtggtgatccagtggaggttttctgtggtttatagttttctcgttcagaatcatgtatttgttatggttgttttaatgtttaagactgtcgttattgttttgttttcatttgggttgtaagatgattaagtatttggtttccacTGTTTAACTGttggtattaagtttaatgttgcatgtttattagtttgtttagtagtggctcggataagggcgctacatttggtggtatcagagcatgcaaagatttttTGGAACATTAGTAATTatgttttgaggatttagaagttgattttagtttcctttcagatgtcaggagatggaagcagtcacgGTAGTGTGGTACATGGCCGTTATGACGACGATGAGGCTGGCCGAGAACATCGTCGTAGAGATCGTGACTGAAGGCGTCaccgagatcatgatgaaaggagacGTAGGAACTGTGTCAACATTATGGATTTCATGAAGATTGGACCTCCACCGTTGACCGGAGACGAGAATGCTGATGTTGCTGAAGCTTGGGTCGATATCATGGAGCAGTGTTTTCGAGTGTTGCACTATGACGAGGAAGAGAAGATGGAGGTAGCTGATTTCATGATCCAAGGAAAAGCTCGGAAATGGTGGAAACCTGTTTCTGCCATTCTAGTTCAGCAGCATGGGTGGATTCGTTGGGAACATTTCCGTCAGGCCTTCATCAATCatcactttccgccagctcttcgccAGGCGAAGGAGATGGAACTGTTGACCATTAAGCAAGGATAttcgaacattgaggattatcagAAGCGTTTTACGGATCTGTTGCCGTATGCTCCTCACATCAGTGAGAATTCTGCAGCAAAATATTCTCACTTTTTGAATGGTttgaaccaggagattttttaTCGGG from the Primulina eburnea isolate SZY01 chromosome 3, ASM2296580v1, whole genome shotgun sequence genome contains:
- the LOC140827393 gene encoding uncharacterized protein, with product MDFMKIGPPPLTGDENADVAEAWVDIMEQCFRVLHYDEEEKMEVADFMIQGKARKWWKPVSAILVQQHGWIRWEHFRQAFINHHFPPALRQAKEMELLTIKQGYSNIEDYQKRFTDLLPYAPHISENSAAKYSHFLNGLNQEIFYRVSVCDDPTSYEGLVNRCCQAEISIARRKAMQASKISSSLGPRVQSFKKSVSSSSSGSGGVHSFGRKKMQCGHCGGNHPTENCRRAIGACFNCGGFGHMKRDCANLENQSGGGGSMTGSYSGKQSEATVQQKGFPA